The proteins below come from a single Megalops cyprinoides isolate fMegCyp1 chromosome 5, fMegCyp1.pri, whole genome shotgun sequence genomic window:
- the mrps2 gene encoding 28S ribosomal protein S2, mitochondrial, whose protein sequence is MAAGHLSKALLRFSSHKLVSARSFGFHSRLYGAAGVPQMLPVQNESISDGENKILTLPLKQPDFFRLSELFTLKDLFDARVHLGHKRGCRHRLMEPYLFGCRLEQDIIDLDQTVEHLQQALNFTAHVAYRGGVILFVNRRRQFGHLVENTALECGEYAHTRYWQGGLLTNATVQYGPGVRIPDLIIFLCTLNNVFQQHVAVRDAAKMNIPTVGVVDSNCNPSLITYPIPGNDDSSSAVELYCRLFKMTINRAKDKRKQMELLHGLTAPNSQ, encoded by the exons ATGGCAGCAGGGCACTTATCGAAAg cgCTCTTGCGGTTCAGCAGCCATAAACTTGTCTCGGCCCGATCCTTCGGGTTTCATAGCCGTCTGTATGGCGCTGCGGGGGTACCGCAGATGCTCCCAGTGCAGAATGAGAGCATATCAG ATGGAGAAAACAAGATCCTCACTCTGCCCTTGAAACAGCCTGACTTCTTTCGCCTGTCAGAACTCTTCACCCTTAAAGACCTGTTTGATGCAAGGGTTCATCTAGGCCACAAAAGGGGATGCAGGCATAG GCTAATGGAGCCCTACTTATTTGGGTGTCGGCTAGAGCAAGACATAATCGACTTGGACCAAACGGTTGAGCACCTCCAGCAAGCACTCAACTTCACGGCCCACGTGGCGTACCGGGGCGGTGTGATCCTTTTCGTGAACCGGCGTAGGCAGTTTGGCCACCTGGTGGAGAACACGGCACTGGAGTGTGGGGAGTACGCCCACACGCGCTACTGGCAGGGGGGTCTGCTCACCAACGCCACTGTTCAGTACGGCCCCGGGGTGCGCATCCCTGACCTCATCATCTTCCTCTGCACCCTCAACAACGTCTTCCAGCAGCACGTGGCCGTTCGAGACGCCGCCAAAATGAACATACCCACCGTGGGCGTGGTGGACTCCAACTGCAACCCCAGTCTGATCACCTACCCCATCCCAGGCAATGACGACTCGTCCTCAGCGGTGGAGCTGTACTGTAGGCTGTTCAAGATGACCATCAACCGCGCCAAGGACAAAAGGAAGCAGATGGAGTTGTTGCACGGCCTCACTGCCCCTAACTCACAGTGA
- the ppp1r26 gene encoding protein phosphatase 1 regulatory subunit 26: MFLKNVPPVVALHTEWRSYGPTRSFSLPLCFNDTDSDISTPGTPIPEKVQMIIDGLRSTQSSLDMSSEYEGNLQAGPAPAPGYTSKAGDATHKARHRSTMAGVRADDQRADPVGAGSRSPDSDSDDSVDRGIEEAIQEYLKEKGDHKRKLEPATSPSQVPKQAKRGLFLSDSPKHSDSNKILTASSNHIPKSAKASYSVAIDKKRFKNDRSSEGNLIPCKKGDLNKAVKNFSFESQKHPFDLTTYPYKVQPLGALKVVEESPDSSSDDGIEEAIQHYQLEKKKDNPEDPRKSSKPLRLNEESDSSSDDGIEEAIRRYQLEKQIEKSRNVTKVSKPSQPKQTQVSKATAPSLDHSGTRAIKKQKVLTKKKKKERSPRPALSVPVASCDSLSRPVDSHEVKDNCVNLTKNTTLLEVQSPAPLKVNTTAELMCAEAILDISKAVMPEAFAHSTALTNNCVQSTFLDRDGSNCLDNKSDESSVDSDDGIEQEIRKFLELKAQMHNQPSGPPSFACAKEQVTPAQQKRKLDPSRNKKLKHSLSDRRKHKEENGSVSKGQGSKEGEEPHPNPLTLSDRHNIFRTQASATSAETAVPLHVVTTPKREGPMKNGEQKHSPISLKDTRDPGTNEGVSRSSSLKNEVSKSSMLAERRAQTGDKSSSLDSDEDLDAAIKDLLLTKKKVKKKMRDRKVRSRKSIHFGVVELCCLDEAESEKKAAPSEHKTLPNPNAPKSYISKSSRVKSKQNTNGRSVKSKMSKGTSERPKAEKKVKPSSQVEQTGEVRMPSDVDTQSCGGNLGAGRIEEDSGSVDSDDSIEQEIRRFLAEKAKLSTERTNDSEERKDSTVKTTVLMADGGVKLEAQQAEVPPTAGAQYTGLPDSGVSGQPGCREGEILQSIAQGLQVHLPQSADKRSPPAIVITSNSSSHLQADRQGDAGNALKRSQGIWEESNIENSSQGKAEASSVHKAGVVTPSTNTEPIRVHQVNFPAETGVSPLSQSPLYVSPPSPKRVREVRVASTSHRHDIPCSHQTRSFIPAGEVRCAVCPAAGGCENTGQDGFIEPSHHSTETPISVVSPVHTSAPARLPCGYFMHGRPREGNPGQNPTPSLLESTAHKDVVQAKPDERSNLEGNHVQRRSRDLGRADDRKVCPREREDRKRAEGELKGEGEEECVDETDYGSEERPSGSQRSKERRQSPRL; the protein is encoded by the coding sequence ATGTTCCTGAAGAATGTTCCACCTGTGGTTGCACTGCATACAGAATGGAGGTCCTACGGCCCGACCAGAAGCTTTAGCCTGCCGTTGTGCTTCAATGATACTGACAGCGACATATCTACCCCTGGCACACCGATCCCTGAGAAGGTCCAGATGATCATTGACGGCCTGAGAAGCACCCAGTCCTCCCTCGATATGAGCAGTGAGTATGAGGGAAATCTTCAGGCAGGTCCAGCTCCAGCCCCGGGATACACCAGCAAGGCAGGTGACGCCACGCACAAAGCAAGGCACAGGAGCACAATGGCGGGCGTTAGAGCGGATGACCAGCGTGCGGATCCCGTGGGAGCGGGCTCCAGGAGTCCCGATTCCGACAGCGATGACTCTGTGGACAGAGGAATTGAGGAGGCCATTCAAGAGTACCTGAAGGAAAAGGGTGACCACAAACGGAAACTGGAGCCAGCGACAAGTCCGTCACAGGTCCCCAAACAGGCAAAGAGAGGACTGTTCTTGTCAGACAGCCCCAAACACTCGGATAGCAATAAAATCTTAACTGCCAGCAGCAACCACATCCCAAAGAGTGCAAAAGCCTCATACTCAGTAGCTATTGATAAAAAGCGTTTCAAAAATGATAGAAGCTCTGAGGGGAATCTAATTCCATGTAAAAAAGGGGACCTCAACAAGGCAGTAAAAAATTTCTCCTTTGAATCACAGAAACACCCTTTTGACCTGACTACCTATCCCTACAAAGTGCAGCCTCTTGGTGCACTTAAAGTGGTCGAAGAGTCTCCTGACTCCAGCAGTGACGATGGGATCGAGGAAGCAATTCAGCACTACCAGCTGGAGAAGAAAAAGGATAATCCCGAAGACCCCAGAAAATCCTCCAAACCCTTGCGACTTAATGAAGAATCAGATTCCAGCAGTGATGACGGCATTGAAGAAGCCATTCGTCGTTACCAGCTGGAGAAGCAAATAGAGAAGAGCAGAAATGTCACAAAGGTCTCTAAACCCTCTCAACCCAAGCAAACCCAAGTGAGTAAAGCTACAGCACCGAGTCTGGATCACTCAGGCACCCGAGCtatcaaaaaacagaaagtgcttacaaagaagaagaaaaaggagaggagCCCTAGACCTGCGCTGTCTGTGCCAGTCGCCTCTTGTGACAGTTTGAGCAGACCAGTGGACAGCCACGAAGTCAAAGACAATTgtgtaaatttaacaaaaaacacaaccctCTTGGAGGTGCAGAGTCCAGCTCCCTTGAAGGTGAACACCACTGCTGAACTAATGTGCGCTGAGGCCATCCTGGATATTTCCAAAGCCGTCATGCCTGAGGCCTTTGCGCACAGTACAGCCCTTACAAACAACTGTGTTCAGTCTACTTTCCTCGACAGGGACGGCTCCAACTGCTTAGACAACAAAAGCGATGAAAGCTCGGTTGACAGTGATGATGGGATTGAACAGGAGATCAGAAAGTTCTTGGAACTGAAGGCGCAAATGCACAATCAGCCATCTGGCCCGCCTAGCTTTGCATGTGCAAAAGAGCAGGTCACACCGGCGCAGCAGAAGAGGAAGCTAGACCCTTCCAGAAATAAAAAGCTGAAGCACTCCCTATCGGATAGAAGAAAACACAAGGAGGAGAATGGTAGTGTTTCCAAAGGACAAGGTTCAAAGGAAGGAGAAGAGCCTCACCCAAACCCTTTGACACTGAGTGACAGACATAACATCTTCAGAACTCAGGCATCAGCTACATCTGCAGAGACTGCTGTCCCTCTCCATGTAGTCACAACTCCAAAAAGGGAAGGCCCTATGAAAAATGGAGAGCAGAAACACTCTCCCATCAGCCTGAAGGACACAAGAGATCCAGGAACTAATGAGGGAGTTTCACGCTCGTCGAGCTTGAAAAACGAAGTATCAAAATCATCAATGTTGGCAGAGAGAAGGGCACAGACTGGCGACAAGAGCAGCTCCTTAGATAGCGATGAAGACCTTGATGCAGCAATCAAGGATTTGCTGCTGACTAAGAAAAAGGTTAAGAAAAAGAtgagggacaggaaggtgaGGTCAAGGAAGAGCATTCATTTTGGAGTGGTAGAGTTGTGCTGTCTGGACGAGGCCgagtcagagaaaaaggcagCCCCCTCTGAACATAAAACTCTCCCCAACCCCAATGCTCCCAAGAGCTACATTTCTAAATCTAGCAGAGTAAAAAGTAAGCAGAATACAAATGGCAGAAGTGTAAAATCCAAAATGAGCAAGGGCACCTCAGAGCGGCCGAAGGCTGAGAAGAAGGTTAAACCCTCTAGCCAGGTAGAACAGACGGGTGAAGTGAGAATGCCTTCTGATGTAGACACTCAGTCATGTGGCGGTAATCTGGGTGCAGGTCGGATAGAGGAAGACAGCGGCTCTGTAGACAGTGATGACAGCATTGAGCAGGAGATCAGGAGATTCTTGGCAGAGAAGGCGAAATTATCTACAGAGAGAACTAATGACAGTGAGGAGAGAAAGGATAGCACAGTCAAGACCACTGTTCTGATGGCTGATGGAGGGGTAAAGTTGGAAGCTCAGCAGGCTGAGGTTCCACCTACTGCAGGAGCTCAATACACAGGCCTCCCTGATAGTGGTGTGTCTGGACAGCCAGGGTGTAGGGAAGGGGAGATTTTACAAAGTATCGCCCAAGGATTACAGGTCCACCTTCCTCAGTCAGCTGATAAGAGGTCACCCCCTGCCATAGTTATCACTTCCAACTCCTCATCACATCTGCAGGCAGATAGGCAGGGGGATGCTGGGAACGCACTGAAAAGAAGCCAAGGAATCTGGGAAGAAAGCAATATTGAGAATTCCAGTCAAGGCAAGGCAGAGGCTAGCTCAGTACATAAAGCCGGTGTTGTCACTCCCAGCACTAACACAGAACCCATTCGGGTGCACCAGGTAAACTTTCCAGCAGAGACGGGGGTGTCGCCCCTGTCACAGAGCCCACTCTACGTCAGTCCTCCCAGCCCGAAGAGGGTCAGAGAGGTCAGGGTGGCTAGCACGTCTCATCGGCATGACATACCCTGCAGCCATCAGACCAGAAGCTTTATTCCCGCGGGCGAAGTTCGCTGCGCTGTGTGTCCAGCGGCAGGAGGTTGCGAGAATACTGGCCAAGATGGATTCATTGAGCCATCTCACCACTCCACAGAAACACCCATCAGTGTCGTGTCCCCTGTCCATACCTCAGCTCCAGCCAGGCTGCCATGTGGGTATTTCATGCATGGACGGCCGAGAGAGGGCAACCCTGGCCAAAACCCAACCCCTAGCCTATTGGAGAGCACGGCGCACAAAGATGTGGTTCAAGCAAAGCCAGACGAGCGGTCTAACCTTGAGGGTAACCATGTTCAGAGGCGAAGCAGGGACCTGGGTAGGGCAGATGACAGGAAGGTTTGTCCCAGAGAAAgggaagacaggaagagagcagAAGGAGAGCtgaagggagaaggagaggaagaatgcGTAGATGAGACAGATTATGGTTCAGAAGAGAGGCCGAGTGGTAGTCAGAGGTCAAAGGAGAGGAGGCAGTCTCCTAGATTGTGA